Proteins encoded within one genomic window of Couchioplanes caeruleus:
- a CDS encoding GOLPH3/VPS74 family protein, translating into MALPSSLPQRIYLLAYNPAKGKVGIGTELGAMLRAGALADLYIKGQLTDVRGRAAINDQHPCSDSVLAGLLEEIAGSKPRKWQYWIGKRQRTTVGAVRQQLEDGGWARCQRYRILGLFPATKVTLRDPRVRKELMSRVNGAFRTPAGRVDPADAALVTIVAAAELNLVVDRKTRRDNKRRIQELSETTGPIGPALHKSIQAAASGGDGA; encoded by the coding sequence ATGGCACTGCCCAGCAGCCTTCCCCAACGCATCTACCTCCTGGCCTACAACCCCGCCAAAGGAAAAGTCGGCATAGGCACCGAACTCGGCGCCATGCTGCGCGCGGGCGCCCTCGCCGACCTCTACATCAAGGGCCAACTCACCGACGTGCGCGGACGCGCCGCCATCAACGACCAGCACCCGTGCAGCGATTCCGTCCTTGCCGGACTCCTCGAGGAGATCGCCGGCTCCAAGCCCCGCAAATGGCAATACTGGATCGGCAAGCGACAGCGCACCACCGTCGGCGCGGTCCGCCAGCAACTCGAGGACGGCGGCTGGGCGCGCTGCCAGCGGTACAGAATCCTCGGTCTTTTCCCCGCGACCAAAGTGACCCTCCGCGACCCTCGGGTCCGCAAGGAACTCATGAGCCGGGTCAACGGCGCCTTCCGGACCCCCGCCGGCAGAGTCGATCCCGCCGACGCCGCGCTCGTGACCATCGTCGCCGCGGCGGAGCTCAATCTCGTCGTCGACCGGAAGACCAGACGCGACAACAAACGGCGCATCCAGGAACTCAGCGAAACCACCGGACCAATCGGGCCCGCCCTGCACAAGTCGATCCAGGCCGCTGCCAGCGGCGGCGACGGCGCTTGA
- a CDS encoding SPFH domain-containing protein: protein MTEHLDLPAPQVRERIARGVSGWPVLAVSALVLVLSGAGFITGLQQEGDAVVLSVVGVSFLFGLTALIALAGLTPVAPGEARVLQLLGRYTGTVRTDGLRWVNPLTARRRVSTRIRNHETDVLKVNDADGNPIEIASVVVWQVEDTARAVFEVDDFIEFVAIQTETAVRHIANSYSYDSHDTARMSLRDNADEITARLSEEIGIRVAAAGVKIIESRLTRLAYSPEIAHAMLRRQQANAIVAARTRIVEGAVGMVEMALVRLAEHDVVDLDEERKAAMVSNLLVVLCGDRDAQPVVNAGTLYS, encoded by the coding sequence ATGACGGAACACCTCGACCTGCCCGCCCCGCAGGTTCGTGAACGCATCGCTCGGGGTGTCTCGGGCTGGCCGGTCCTCGCCGTGTCCGCCTTAGTGCTGGTGCTCAGTGGCGCCGGCTTCATCACCGGCCTACAGCAGGAGGGTGACGCAGTCGTTCTCAGCGTCGTCGGCGTCAGCTTCCTGTTCGGGCTGACCGCTCTGATCGCCCTAGCCGGTCTCACGCCAGTCGCGCCCGGTGAGGCTCGCGTCCTTCAGCTTCTCGGGCGCTACACCGGGACCGTCCGCACCGACGGACTCCGCTGGGTCAACCCGCTCACCGCCAGGCGCCGCGTCTCCACCCGGATCCGTAACCACGAGACCGACGTGCTCAAGGTCAACGACGCCGACGGCAATCCCATCGAGATCGCCTCTGTCGTCGTCTGGCAGGTCGAGGACACCGCCCGGGCCGTCTTCGAAGTCGACGACTTCATCGAGTTCGTCGCCATCCAGACCGAGACCGCCGTACGGCACATCGCCAACAGCTACTCCTACGACTCCCACGACACCGCCCGGATGTCGCTGCGCGACAACGCCGACGAGATCACCGCCCGGCTATCCGAAGAGATCGGGATACGGGTCGCCGCCGCCGGAGTGAAGATCATCGAGTCCCGGCTGACCCGCCTCGCCTACTCACCCGAGATCGCCCACGCCATGCTCCGCCGACAGCAGGCGAACGCCATCGTCGCGGCCCGCACCCGCATCGTCGAAGGCGCGGTCGGCATGGTGGAGATGGCGCTGGTCCGCCTCGCCGAGCACGACGTCGTCGACCTCGACGAGGAACGCAAGGCCGCGATGGTCAGCAACCTGCTGGTGGTCCTGTGCGGCGACCGGGACGCCCAGCCCGTGGTCAACGCGGGCACCCTCTACTCATAG
- a CDS encoding IS110 family transposase → MKNDVRDAADLADLLRMGRLPEGWIAPPEVRELRELARHRAKLVAWRSALKASVHAVLAKQGLHLGVSDLFGVGGRQLLAAAPLDTAYRLRVNALVRLIDAIDFEIRAVAGPLRAGLAGHAGFRAVQAVPGVGPVLGAIFVAEIGDAHRFASPAMDTSAPSTRRRCTEAGLRTASARGGVHGQYA, encoded by the coding sequence GTGAAGAACGATGTCCGCGATGCCGCCGATCTGGCGGATCTGCTACGGATGGGCCGGCTACCCGAGGGCTGGATCGCCCCGCCGGAGGTCCGCGAGCTGCGCGAGCTGGCCCGTCATCGGGCGAAGCTGGTCGCGTGGCGCAGCGCGTTGAAGGCGTCGGTGCACGCTGTGCTGGCCAAGCAGGGTCTGCACCTGGGCGTGTCTGACCTGTTCGGTGTCGGCGGCCGGCAGTTGCTCGCTGCGGCGCCGTTGGATACGGCGTATCGGTTGCGGGTCAACGCGCTTGTGCGGTTGATCGACGCGATCGACTTTGAGATCCGCGCGGTCGCCGGCCCGCTACGCGCCGGCCTGGCCGGGCATGCCGGGTTCCGGGCCGTGCAAGCCGTGCCGGGTGTCGGACCGGTGCTCGGGGCGATCTTCGTCGCGGAGATCGGCGACGCGCACCGCTTCGCCAGCCCCGCGATGGACACATCCGCGCCCTCGACCAGACGGCGATGCACCGAAGCCGGCTTGCGCACGGCATCGGCGCGTGGCGGCGTCCACGGGCAGTACGCGTGA
- a CDS encoding glycerol-3-phosphate dehydrogenase/oxidase — MYSATLSPAARERSMAVLGSGEELDVLVIGGGVTGAGCALDAVTRGLSVGLVEARDWASGTSSRSSKLIHGGLRYLEMLDFGLVREALRERGLLVQRLAPHLVHPVPFLYPLRHRGWERLYAGAGVLLYDTMGISSGNARGVPGHRHLSRRGALRACPSLRPDALTGALQYYDAQVDDARLVTFLVRTAAQYGAHPVSRARVVGFLRDGARVVGARVHDLETDKVYEVRARQVINATGVWTDDTQALLGEQGHFQVRASKGIHLVVPRGRIKSDTGLILRTDKSVLFVIPWGRHWLIGTTDTDWDLSKAHPAATSSDIDYLLDRVNEVLADPLTRDDVEGVYAGLRPLVSGESELTAKLSREHSVATPAPGLVVIAGGKYTTYRVMARDAVDQAVRGLGGGLPASCTDRLPLLGAEGYVARWNQRRGLAQQHGMPVQRMEHLLRRYGTAVDEVLELLRDDPTLAEPLEGAEDYLRVEVVYAVTAEGARHLEDVLTRRTHISIETFDRGLLAARGVAGLMAEPLGWTAEQVDLEVAHYTARVQAERAAHEQPDDESADAARSAAPEVVPTAALSA; from the coding sequence ATGTACTCCGCGACACTGTCACCGGCCGCCCGCGAGCGGTCCATGGCCGTCCTCGGCAGCGGCGAGGAACTGGACGTCCTGGTGATCGGCGGCGGCGTCACCGGGGCCGGCTGCGCGCTCGACGCGGTCACCCGGGGCCTGTCGGTCGGACTCGTCGAGGCCCGCGACTGGGCCAGTGGCACCTCCAGCCGGTCCAGCAAGCTGATCCACGGCGGCCTGCGTTACCTCGAGATGCTCGACTTCGGGCTGGTCCGGGAGGCCCTGCGCGAACGCGGCCTGCTCGTGCAGCGGCTGGCCCCGCACCTGGTGCACCCTGTGCCCTTCCTCTACCCGCTGCGCCACCGCGGCTGGGAGCGGCTGTACGCCGGCGCCGGCGTCCTGCTGTACGACACCATGGGCATCTCCAGCGGGAACGCCCGCGGGGTGCCCGGGCACCGGCACCTGAGCCGCCGCGGCGCTCTGCGGGCCTGCCCGTCGCTGCGCCCGGACGCGCTGACCGGCGCGCTGCAGTACTACGACGCCCAGGTCGACGACGCCCGGCTCGTGACGTTCCTGGTCCGCACCGCCGCGCAGTACGGCGCGCACCCCGTCTCCCGGGCCCGGGTGGTCGGCTTTCTGCGCGACGGCGCCCGGGTAGTCGGGGCCCGGGTACACGACCTCGAGACCGACAAGGTGTACGAGGTGCGGGCCCGGCAGGTCATCAACGCCACCGGCGTCTGGACCGACGACACCCAGGCCCTGCTGGGCGAGCAGGGGCACTTCCAGGTGCGCGCCTCCAAGGGCATCCACCTTGTGGTGCCGCGGGGCCGGATCAAGTCCGACACCGGACTGATCCTGCGCACCGACAAGAGCGTGCTGTTCGTCATTCCGTGGGGCCGGCACTGGCTGATCGGCACCACCGACACCGACTGGGACCTGAGCAAAGCCCACCCCGCCGCGACCAGCAGCGACATCGACTACCTGCTCGATCGGGTCAACGAGGTGCTGGCCGACCCGCTGACCCGCGACGACGTGGAGGGCGTGTACGCCGGGCTGCGCCCGCTGGTCTCCGGTGAGTCGGAGCTGACCGCCAAGCTGTCGCGGGAGCACTCCGTGGCTACTCCGGCGCCCGGCCTGGTCGTGATCGCGGGCGGCAAGTACACGACCTACCGGGTGATGGCCCGCGACGCCGTGGATCAGGCGGTGCGCGGCCTCGGTGGCGGGCTGCCCGCGTCCTGCACCGACCGGCTGCCGCTCCTGGGTGCCGAGGGGTACGTGGCCCGGTGGAACCAGCGCCGCGGACTGGCGCAGCAGCACGGCATGCCTGTGCAGCGGATGGAGCATCTGCTGCGGCGCTACGGCACCGCCGTCGACGAGGTGCTGGAACTGCTGCGCGACGACCCGACGCTGGCCGAGCCGCTGGAGGGCGCGGAGGACTACCTGCGGGTCGAGGTGGTGTACGCGGTCACCGCCGAGGGGGCCCGGCACCTGGAGGACGTGCTCACCCGGCGGACCCACATCTCGATCGAGACCTTCGACCGGGGCCTGCTGGCGGCCCGGGGCGTCGCGGGGCTTATGGCCGAGCCGCTCGGCTGGACGGCCGAGCAGGTGGACCTCGAGGTGGCCCACTACACCGCGCGGGTCCAGGCGGAGCGCGCCGCCCACGAGCAGCCCGACGACGAGTCCGCCGACGCGGCCCGCTCGGCGGCGCCCGAGGTGGTGCCGACGGCCGCGCTGTCGGCCTGA
- the glpK gene encoding glycerol kinase GlpK, with translation MADFVGAVDQGTTSTRFMIFDHGGNEVGRHQLEHQQILPRAGWVEHNPLEIWERTFTVVQTAMNAHGLTASDLAALGITNQRETTVVWNRHTGRPYYNAIVWQDTRTDRIASALEREGKGDVIRRKAGLPPATYFSAGKIQWILENVDGVREAAERGEAIFGNTDTWLLWNLTGGVQGGVHVTDPTNASRTMLMNLETLDWDDELLSFFGIPRAMLPEIRPSSDPRSYGSTLETGPFAGAVPITGDLGDQQAATVGQVCFAPGEAKNTYGTGNFMLLNTGHEIVRSKAGLLTTVCYQFGDDAPVFALEGSIAVTGSAVQWLRDQLGIISGASQSETLARQVDDTDGVCFVPAFSGLFAPYWRSDARGAIVGLSRYHTNAHIARATLESICYQSRDVAEAMEQDSGVHLETLKVDGGVTANDLCMQLQADILGVPVSRPVVAETTALGAAYAAGLAVGFWKNTDELRENWNESQRWQPTWSSERRQNGYARWQKAVQRTLDWVDVD, from the coding sequence ATGGCTGACTTCGTCGGCGCCGTGGACCAGGGCACCACCAGCACCCGATTCATGATCTTCGACCACGGCGGCAACGAGGTGGGCCGCCACCAGCTCGAGCACCAGCAGATCCTGCCGCGCGCCGGCTGGGTCGAGCACAACCCGCTGGAGATCTGGGAGCGGACCTTCACGGTCGTCCAGACCGCGATGAACGCCCACGGCCTGACCGCCTCCGACCTGGCCGCGCTGGGCATCACCAACCAGCGCGAGACCACCGTGGTGTGGAACCGCCACACCGGCCGGCCCTACTACAACGCCATCGTCTGGCAGGACACCCGCACCGACCGCATCGCCTCGGCGCTGGAGCGTGAGGGCAAGGGCGACGTCATTCGGCGCAAGGCCGGCCTGCCGCCGGCCACGTACTTCTCCGCGGGAAAGATCCAGTGGATCCTGGAGAACGTCGACGGGGTCCGCGAGGCCGCCGAGCGGGGCGAGGCGATCTTCGGCAACACCGACACCTGGCTGCTGTGGAACCTCACCGGCGGCGTCCAGGGCGGCGTGCACGTCACCGATCCGACCAACGCCAGCCGCACCATGCTGATGAACCTGGAGACGCTGGACTGGGACGACGAGCTGCTGTCGTTCTTCGGTATCCCCCGGGCCATGCTGCCGGAGATCCGCCCGTCGTCCGACCCCCGCTCGTACGGCAGCACCCTGGAAACCGGTCCGTTCGCCGGGGCCGTACCGATCACCGGTGATCTCGGCGACCAGCAGGCCGCCACGGTGGGGCAGGTCTGCTTCGCCCCGGGCGAGGCAAAGAACACCTACGGCACCGGCAACTTCATGCTGCTCAACACGGGCCACGAGATCGTCCGGTCCAAGGCGGGCCTGCTCACCACGGTGTGCTACCAGTTCGGCGACGACGCGCCCGTGTTCGCACTCGAGGGCTCGATCGCGGTCACCGGCTCGGCGGTGCAGTGGCTGCGCGACCAGCTCGGCATCATCAGCGGCGCGTCGCAGAGCGAGACGCTGGCCAGGCAGGTCGACGACACCGACGGCGTGTGCTTCGTGCCGGCGTTCTCCGGGCTCTTCGCGCCCTACTGGCGTTCCGACGCCCGGGGAGCGATCGTCGGCCTGTCCCGGTACCACACCAACGCCCACATCGCCCGGGCCACCCTGGAGTCCATCTGCTACCAGAGCCGGGACGTTGCCGAGGCGATGGAGCAGGACTCCGGCGTACACCTGGAAACCCTGAAGGTCGACGGCGGGGTCACCGCCAACGACCTGTGCATGCAGCTGCAGGCCGACATCCTCGGCGTGCCGGTGAGCCGACCGGTGGTCGCGGAGACCACGGCGCTGGGCGCCGCCTACGCCGCCGGCCTGGCCGTGGGGTTCTGGAAGAACACCGATGAGCTGCGGGAGAACTGGAACGAAAGCCAGCGCTGGCAGCCGACCTGGTCGTCGGAGCGGCGCCAGAACGGCTACGCCAGGTGGCAGAAGGCCGTTCAGCGGACCCTCGACTGGGTCGACGTCGACTGA
- a CDS encoding MIP/aquaporin family protein, which produces MTIPKVPGLLGELAAEFAGTAVLILFGVGVVVQVAAGGTGEFDSIAWAWGLGVTLGVYVAGRISGAHLNPAVTLALAVFKGFEWRKVMPYALAQTAGAFVAALIIRWNYSEVLSRFDPGFTSKSQGVFSTLPGAGITEWGALRDQIIGTALLLFLVLAVTDARNSLPGGNMAPLIVGLIVVAIGMAFAVNAGYAINPARDFGPRLASFLTGYETAFQDASGYPYFWVPIVGPLVGGVIGAGLYELAIGRFLPKEDEPEPGTLATEPAVEPARA; this is translated from the coding sequence ATGACAATACCGAAGGTGCCCGGGCTTCTCGGCGAACTCGCCGCCGAATTCGCCGGCACAGCCGTCCTCATTCTGTTCGGCGTCGGCGTGGTAGTCCAGGTGGCCGCCGGGGGCACCGGCGAGTTCGACAGCATCGCCTGGGCCTGGGGTCTCGGCGTCACCCTGGGCGTGTACGTGGCGGGCCGGATCAGCGGCGCGCACCTCAACCCGGCCGTCACCCTGGCCCTGGCCGTCTTCAAGGGCTTCGAGTGGCGCAAGGTCATGCCGTACGCGCTGGCCCAGACCGCCGGCGCGTTCGTCGCCGCCCTGATCATCCGGTGGAACTACAGCGAGGTGCTGTCCCGCTTCGACCCCGGCTTCACCAGCAAGAGCCAGGGTGTCTTCTCCACCCTGCCCGGCGCCGGCATCACCGAGTGGGGAGCGCTGCGCGACCAGATCATCGGCACCGCCCTGCTGCTGTTCCTCGTCCTCGCCGTCACCGACGCCCGCAACTCGCTGCCCGGCGGCAACATGGCGCCGCTGATCGTCGGCCTCATCGTGGTGGCCATCGGCATGGCGTTCGCCGTCAACGCCGGCTACGCCATCAACCCGGCCCGCGACTTCGGTCCCCGCCTCGCCTCGTTCCTCACCGGTTACGAAACCGCGTTCCAGGACGCCAGCGGCTACCCGTACTTCTGGGTGCCCATCGTCGGCCCACTGGTCGGCGGCGTGATCGGCGCCGGCCTCTACGAGCTGGCGATCGGCCGCTTCCTGCCCAAGGAGGACGAGCCCGAGCCCGGCACGCTCGCCACCGAGCCCGCGGTCGAGCCCGCTCGAGCCTGA
- a CDS encoding IclR family transcriptional regulator, which produces MPGQVQSIARAAAILRLLASSSGRLGIGEIARSLDLPKGTAHGIVRTLQDVGFVEQDKTSGKYQLGAALLHLGTSYLDVNELRSRSINWADPLAVRSGEAVRIGTLLEGKVLVVHHVFRPDDTLQTLDVGTLLPPHATALGKVLLAYDVGAANAVLQGEPEPYTRRTLVAPRSLAKALGEIRDHGWGFEVEEMTPGEAGIAVPIRGYGGLVVGSIGLSGPVERVCTAQGSPRPTLVAYVRDAARAVSRDLGGARW; this is translated from the coding sequence ATGCCAGGGCAGGTGCAGTCCATCGCACGGGCCGCGGCGATCCTCCGCCTGCTGGCCAGCAGTTCCGGCCGCCTCGGCATCGGCGAGATCGCCCGGTCCCTCGACCTGCCCAAGGGCACCGCGCACGGCATCGTGCGCACCCTGCAGGACGTGGGCTTCGTCGAACAGGACAAGACCTCCGGCAAGTACCAGCTCGGTGCGGCGCTGCTGCACCTGGGCACCAGCTACCTCGACGTCAACGAACTACGGTCCCGCTCCATCAACTGGGCCGACCCGCTTGCCGTACGCAGCGGGGAGGCGGTGCGCATCGGCACCCTCCTGGAGGGCAAGGTGCTCGTGGTGCACCACGTCTTCCGCCCCGACGACACCCTCCAGACCCTCGACGTGGGCACGCTGCTGCCTCCGCACGCCACCGCGCTCGGCAAGGTGCTGCTCGCGTACGACGTGGGCGCGGCCAACGCGGTCCTGCAGGGCGAGCCTGAGCCGTACACCCGCCGCACGCTGGTGGCCCCGCGCAGCCTCGCCAAGGCGCTCGGCGAGATCCGCGACCACGGCTGGGGCTTCGAGGTGGAGGAGATGACCCCCGGCGAGGCCGGCATCGCCGTGCCGATCCGGGGCTACGGCGGACTCGTCGTCGGCTCGATCGGGCTCTCAGGGCCGGTCGAGCGGGTCTGCACCGCGCAGGGCAGTCCCCGTCCGACCCTGGTGGCGTACGTCCGCGACGCCGCACGTGCCGTTTCCCGAGACCTCGGCGGAGCGCGCTGGTGA